The following is a genomic window from Mya arenaria isolate MELC-2E11 chromosome 4, ASM2691426v1.
ATATGCATCAGTGTGATATTTCATCTTTTCTGATTTTGGCTTGTCCGGCCAGTAACTTAACCCGTGCATAAATAGATTTTTGAATAccttggcacaaatgttcacccTGAATAGATGGCATGTTGAGTGCAAGACCCATGTATATGGcttaagatcaaggtcacactcaaGGGTCTTAAATCAAATGCCCTTGTCTTTTCCTGGGTTGTGCAGGCTGTTACATGGCAATGCATGGGgggattttaatataatttgacaCAAATGTTCACCTTAAAAAGATGTTATATAACATGCAAAACCCATGTGTAGGTGGGTCAAAGATCACACGCAGCCTAATTACAGGAATCATTGATCAgatatttgttgtgttttcttGTGGCTTATTTGACATCACTGTCATATATAGCAATCAACTTCCCAACAATAACAGTCAATGACAGAAAGCAATCTTTCAGAATTGTTCAATGATTGTGACATTGTTTGCATTCACCGAAAAACATTTAGttctcatttttagctcgactattcgaagaataggtgggctatactactcgcatcggcgtctggttaaagttttagggcaagttgggattttcacttataagtccaataccctacattcaattgacttaatacttcacacagatgttcagggccatcacatgatgaggttagataactccatgtcattctttacacagattatggcccctgattgactatggaacttaggtttaagttttagggcaagttggaatatttgaacttctatatcctttgttcaattgacttaatacttcacacagttgttcaggaccatcacacaatgaggttacataactccatattatcctaaatacaagttatggcccctgattgacttaggttaaagttttagggcaggttaaagttttagggcaagttgagattttcacttaaaactccaataccattcattcaattgacttaatacttcacacagatgttcagagccatcacataatgaggctAGATAACTCCacattatcttttatacaaattatggcccctgattgactatggaacttaggttaaagttttagggcaggttgggatattgtttaataacttctatacccttcattcaattgacttaatacttcacacaattgtccaggaccatcacccaatgaggttagataactccatatccttaatacaagttatggcccctgattgacttaggttaaagttttaggcaagtaaaagttaagggcaagttgggattttaataaaaaaaacttctataccgttcattaaatgcacttaataaaattcaaaattatttacgaccaacttagaaaaagaaacataactccgttttaagcctaaatacaaattatggccattgaatttttttatttttttatttcctttgaaaggcataattatgtatattcttaaccacattttcataatgggaaatcaagttatttgaatgacttgcgtcattgtttgggcggaaTGGTGGGAGGGCAGTATCGGTCAccatatgtatcaaataattttagttaggtttgacataaagagaccaaacttggtattattacattgttattgtattctaagtcaaagcggcgtagtcgagcgcgctgtcttacgacggctcttgtaaTAATATACAGATTGTTTTATGATTTGTTAATATCCttctgaaatacatgtacttacatgTACTTGTGATAAccttataattatttatacttgTTTATTCCCCTTGGAAACCTTGTGTATATTACTCACCACTGTCCATTTGTAGGTTATTGCATGTGCAAAACGTGAACTGTCAGTACCAGGAGGCCAAGTCCACATGTAAGATGGCATGCAGCATCATCGAGGAGATTGGTTCTAAAGGAGCTCCTGCCAATCGGGCCACGCTCTACACAGAATGCTGTGCCCTGTTATTTGCTGAGAGCCAGTATGATGAGGTACTGCTGCTTTTCTGTTGTACcactttttgtaaaacatttatgcTTTTGATGTGTGAGGTATGAGACTTGTGCTTTTATGTTGTACAAGATGAAAACAAGTTCCGATGTTAATAACTCCTCTTTCTTGCAATTACTGTATTCTAATAAGCCACTTGTATGGTTTCacaatgaaatgtttgaaatgatatCCAGTCGATCCTGGTTGTAAGGCCACCTGTTTTGAATGACACAGCTACAGTTATATACAGgtttatggaaaaatatgacGGCCTTGgattttttagctcgactattcgaagaataaggagagctatccttgtcacccgagcgtcggcgtaaccatttatgttaaagtttgcgtaccacctcaaatattttcaaagtccattgacatatggctttgaaactttgcacacttgttcaccatcatgcccccaacccgTACACAGGAGGAgataactctatcaagcattttgacaaaattatggccctttttcgacttagaatttacgttaaagtttgcgtaccacctcaatattttccatttcaatttatgttaatatctcagcacatcatgtaatgcattgaaatcAAACCAACAgggatccatgcatgtttcgacacaacttttcaatccatacaccgaaaagtgGGGGAATAGTCGAGctcgctgtctctgtgacagctcttgtttgttctCCAATCAAAATGTGTATTGCATCATTTGATTGCCCCATGTGTTTACTCATTGAGGAATCATGTTTATATCACCTTAGAGgatgttttgatcagaattaACACAATTAATGAATAGATACTTCAGTAGATATTcaaaattactaaaataatgatcaaataCCGACAAAGTTATACCAGTTATTATGGATTTACCATTTGTATTGTCACTTAAAGTGACAAAACAAGTAATGACctgtattcatttcaattttaaagtgcacagatttttattttttcgaacaaacatttactatgcattgtgtgttattttcttataaattttgATCTGATATGGGTGCCagtaaaacaaatcacaaaTTTGACTCTGAAAGAATGTGTTGAGTGTATACAGTTAATAGAAAAACAGTCAGATTGCAAAGTTTAAGTGGCAGCAATTTCCCACCTGGAtaaagtggccacctgtcttaagcagtcAATTTTACCTTTTCCCAACGgaggccacttaatacaggtttgtactgttgtttttgtttgcaggCTTACCGACACTGTAAGATGGCCATGAAGGAGCTAACCACCACACTGCCGCAGAAAGCTGTGGTCGATGTCCTTAGACAGTGCTCTAAGGTAATTTCATGTAAATACACCTGTACAATGTCTAAAGTCTTTCAAACCATATTAGTGCATACAAAGATAGTGGTTTGTTTTCAGGCTGTATTTTAACTGTTTCTAAGTACTCtacttgtttaaaattaatatatatatatatatatatatatatatatatatatatatatatatatatatgaaaatggtGATTCATTGTGTTTAAACAAGTTAAGTGTAATATATGGAAGCCTGACTTGGCATTAAATTGTTTCACTGTTTGCCATTACTGTAGATGAATTTGATGTACTGTTAACAGGCCTGTGTTGTGAAGAGGGAATTCTCAAAGGCTGAAGTGCTCATCAAGTTTGCTGTGGACTTCGCTAGGTGAGCTTTTAATCAAGAGGTAATATGAGCTGACTCACGTTATTTTGGGCCAACAGACATATCTATTACAATGAAAAATCATGAACATAAAATGccaaaattaatgaatttatcGATGTGTTCTAATTCTTTTCATTATAAGGATTGTCATAAGCGCATCATTTTCTTGAGGATGTCTGATAATAACTTGACTCATGTTTCCATATCAACCGCAGATCTCGTCCCAACTTTATTGATAGTGTCTGCTGCAAATGGCCCgactgtttgaaaaaaataaataaaataaaacatcaaacgtttctttatttatgttctatgAAGATTCTGTATAAagacaattaaaattaaaagccagttttaatataaatccaTTAATGATGCGTGTCGTTTCAGTAATGTAGATTCTTTATGACATCATGTGTATGTCGTCAAATTTAGTCGTCGAAATGTGCAATGCATGGTCTAACTTGTAACTACACATCTTATGCAATATTAGAGATTTCATGAGTACTACTTCTGGAATGACATACCATACCAGAGCATATGTATGTCCAAAGGCCCAAAATTGTGCTGTGCAGCTCTAGTTATGCTGAACAGTTGTGCTATATATGGAATCGCTAGGTATTTTTCGTTCCGATGATTTGTGCAACGCATGTGCCATATAGTGTGATTTAACCCCCACATGTGGCTCTGGTTACTAGATGACAAAGTTCTAATAGCTTTGAATACTGTACTCTGGAAAAAGTTTGGGCttttaagattttgtttacCCACTAAGAACTTTGGGTATCATTGAGACTTGAAGTCCTCTAATTGTGATGTATGTGTCATGTAGTAGGATTCTCAGGGCTCACGATGGGAGTAACCTAAACAGGGATAATTCTATGTCAGATTTTCAATGAGAGAATTGTtcccatttgtccaaaattggtgAGAGAATTTTAACTTCAGTGagatttttataatacatggaAAACACAGtgataaaacaatgcaaaaaagtAACTTGTTTCATGgatatcaatatattaacaaatttacaatatatagatataatatatacacttgtTTGACTAGAAGGAAACACTTGTTAACAGTTCAGACAGCATGAACATTCACACTCATTATACTTGAGCAAAAAATAGGATTTAGCCATTTTCTTGCTGAAAGGTGCATTGACTTTTTTGGGAGATGAAGGCTTTCTATTCTTGTTTTCATCTGAACCTGGTATTTTATTATGGCCCAGAGGCTTTTTTCAAGGAATGCAAACAACATTTTCTGATTAGACATTTTGACGCTTCAGATATTGTAGACGCATTTAAAATGCAGTGGTAACCcgcataaacaaaattattccgGAACGCAAAAATGCTTGAAAACAAGACTGAGTGTGTGGATGATATCGATCAAAACATTCGATAAGACAAATGCATTCAATGTAGGGGAGGCAATTcatgaataattcaataaatataaacaagaagcTATCTGCGACTACgatgctttattttgtaaaacaacaaaaggGAAAAggcacaaaatacacaaactgcAATCAAGCGCGAGAATATCTCACATTTATGTGATTTGGATATGATTTGAGCGAATTTTTATGCGAGAAATCCGGAAATCGCTTACTAGAATTATCCCTGCCTAAATGAAAGTGTTAAATAAGAAGTTTGGCATCATACCTACTGGTTTTGAGTTAGAGATATTGTTGTATAATTTCACCGTGCCAATCATTGGACTGATCATTAAGCAAGGCAGTTTTGCTATCAAAAGTTATCACAGTTTGAAGCAATTTACTTTCATTGCTTAATGTTGAAATTCgctttattttttatgccccccttcatagaagaggggtatattgctttgcacaggcatgtcggtcggtccgtccgtccgtccgtcagtagaccaaagcttgtccgagtgataactcaacaattcctagacgtatggtcatcaaacttcacatgaaggttgggcctgaccagtagatgacccctattgattttgggggtcatcgggtcaaaggtcaaggtcatagtgacctttaatggtaaaataattttaaagcttgtccgagtgataactcaacaatgcctgcacccatggccctcaaacttgacgtggaggttgggcctgaccagtagatgacccctattgtttttgggcgTCATCAGAccaaaggacaaggtcacagtgaccttgaatggtaaaaggttgtccgagtgataacgtgacaatgcctgtacccatggccctcaaactggacttggaggttgggcctgaccagtagatgacccctattgttttgggggtcattgggccaaaggtcaaggtcacactgaccttgaatggtaaaaggttgtccaattgataactcaacaatgcctgcacccatggccctcaaacttgacttggagaattggcctgaccaggagatgacccctatggtttttgggggtcatctggccaaaggtcaaggtcacagtgacctggaatggtaaaaggttgtccgagtgataactcgacaatgcctgcacccatgaccctcaaacttgacttggaagttgggcctggctagaagatggtccctattgatttaaggggtcattgagccaaaggtcaaggtcacctggaatggtaaaaggttatccgagtgataacttgacaatggctgcacccatggccctcaaacttgatttgtaGGTTGAGCccggccagaagattgtccctattaattttaggggtcattgggccaaaggtcaaggtcacagtgaccttgaatgataaaatgttgtccaagtgataactcaacaatgcctgcacccatggccctcaatcttgacatggaggttgggcctgaccagtagatgacccctattgattttaggggtcaaaggtcaaggtcacagtgaccttgaaagcaaactcgacaattcttggacctatggtcatcaaacttgacatgaaggttgggcctgcccagtagatgacccctatcaaCTTTGgaggtcatcaggccaaggtcaatgtcacagtaacctttaacgcaaaaaagttaacaaatcttcccccactgatatctcaacttgacatggatgttaagcctgaccagtagatttatagagccaaaggtcgaggtcacagtgatcttgaatgataaaaggttgtctgagtgataactcaacaatgcctgaacccatggccttcaaacttgacttggagttgcatctgacttgtagatgaccccttatgatttaaggggtcatcgggtcaaaggtcaaggtcacagtgaccttgaacgaaaaaaacttgtcttgtgataacttgacaatgcctgcacccatggccctcaaacttgacatttaggtttctggtgaccagctgatgactctggattttgagttcatagagtcaaaggtcatgacggtcataacacactttatcctcacactttaatggtcataatcttaaaacagcaacaaatcagctgtcatttcggtccatgcatatttcattcaattgtccatataatcctgacaacatggcgctcagggggggcataatgtttgacaaacatctcttgtttaataaTTCTGAAGCTAGTTTACATGGTACAGTATGCAATGTATTGTAGCAGCATTCCGTTTGATCAACAACATGTGGCATTGTCAGTCGGAGaaaactgttatatatataaatggtttccctggtgtttttcatatttgaatttatttttcgtATTTGAATTTAAGTTACTGTTTTGTATAGGAAATATTGTACCGTGTAGTTGTATTGAAACAGTATCATCTCATCCCAATTGGTTAAGAACCATTTAGCCTCCTATTTCCGAAACCTCTGATCCAGAGACAGATTCACCCAGCCAttgcaataaatgaaaaaagatttttaaagatgtCTTTGTGATGGTTGGAAGTTACCGTAGCTGGTTGTTTTCAGGGATTGTTTTGGTTGTCGCCACCCGAAGTACTCGGATGCCCTGCTGGACTACGGCTTCTATCTTCTCAATGTGGACCAGATTACAGCTGCTGTACAGGTCTACCAGGTATGCTTGCATTATTTAGAGGTTAATGCACAGCGTAGCCAAGTCGTTAGTGATAATTGGCCTAAGTGACTCATAATGGCCAGAGACGTAGTCGAAGGAAGTTATGAGATGAGGGCGAATTATCACACAACGGCCTGGCTATGCTGTGTATTAACTTCTTTAATacaaatgggttttttttcttattttgtaagtttgaagtattctttttaaagttaacctGCAATCAAGTTGTGCATTCTTATTTCTTCTTGCTTGACggtaaacaacattttgttgtaatttcaTGTTCCCatcaatttcaattgttcaGCTTGAAAATTCCATAACATGTCTATCTTAATTTGTTCTGTCTTTTCATGTCTTGAATGTCTCAATTCAATTGAACAGACATGAACACTTAGCAATTAGAACATttgtttgtacttaaataaacaaatacctcTTATTCGTGATGTCAATATGTATGTAGTGTAGTCAAGTCAACTTGACATGAATAGGTTATCAAACACTAGGATATTTCCCTCAACTGCTTTTGCGTTTGCTTTCCTTtaggattttaataattaatctgttcaagcagatcaataaaTTGTGATTGCGTAGTTTATACCGTAGATGACTGGTTTTAAGACAATAGTGGTTATAAGACACAGgcaaaaaatatgtgaaaaactcGAGGAAAAAACTTACTCTATGTTATGGGTTATTGGACGcactgaaaaaatatcaaaatagtcTGCCACCATTAGTTACCATGTTTGTTAACagtgaagattttttttttttttgtgaaaatggcgatgctttttttaaaccatGCAATACTAATACAAAGCAAAACATTCTTTCTGACAGTGTAACGTAAACGTTACCTGTCCAgaatgaaacattttgtaaagcaaaatttttatattgtatatgtttgttctcaaaatgtaaACACCTACTGGAAAGTATAAAGAACGTGGCAAAGTGTAAGAATCAAGACTATTATCGCAGCAGTTTGTactattggtatgttaaactgCTTAAAGGCAGTGCAAGTTTTTCACACCTGATCATACCACCGACAAAATATTTCGACAGTGCACAGCTATGCTTCTTTACATGCaagttaaattattgttttatacaaaataatattgaataattatatttgtacaataatgaaaaattaaaataataaacgtttTACGATACACCTTATCCTGATCTTCAACTGAGGTTTTAACCTGCATAAACTCgatcgagatgatgtgagtgacatccctttctacataaatctaaacttactagttttttttaccatttatttctcTGAAGAGCCAATTTCGGCCTGAAATTgaccaaaaaaaatgttaaaagttacTGTTTGTaagacgcaggcatttttttaaaaatcgaaatctgagggaaaaaagtgtgtcttataaccagtcagtcatttacggtacatGATTTCACAGTCATCAAATTTGATttcatgatgaaaatttaaCTCACTTATGAACGTTTCACAGGCCGTaaaatgataatcgataatCGGCATGGGCCCCAAAACTGATAATCGTCGAGTTGTGCAAATGATCGTGAAACCCCTGTAAAATGTATACTATAAGTAGAAACATGTGTATTAAGTAAACTTCCTTGTAGCACAGTTTGGTTTTTGAGTAAATAAATGCAGGAGTTGTCAGTCTTGGTGTCTTTTGACTGTAGTAGCATTTGCAAAAACACATGTTAGCCATAACTTTATAAACTGTGAGGATGTAACAGGAAATTAAGCACTcatgattacaattgaaaagcCACTCAAGTTGCAGGATAGATATATACAATAGTAAACACTTTTGATTATctagacatttttttaaatggtctAAAGTGGATGTTGCAAATGAAGCACTTAATGTTAGTGATTGAATATATTGGAATGAGCATTATATTGACTTAAACATGGATAAATAACTCCATATCAgtatttgttgtgtttattattttgcataaaactTTATTCAGATTTGTAAAACTATGGCAAACTATAAAATCCAAAGTACAAACGAAGGCCATTGAACAAAGATGTCTTTTCAGCAAAATACCATTGATATATCTTACTTTATCTGTGATTGGTTTTATTTGCTTCAGCTATTAGGGATGTCCCATTTTTGGTCACTTTTGATGATGTCATAATCATGAGTCTAGATCTTCCTCATTCACATTTTGATCTTTCATTGAAGAAACATATGGACATTTGCTCAAGTGCATTGTAATGCATGAAACTTTTGCAATTTTTCAACCATCTAACAGCCAAAAATATTCTGGCAATAAAAAAATCCGATTTTGAGCCCATCTGattgacaaatgtttttttttttttatttttttttttgcattttatccAAAAGCTTCTTAAATTTGAAATGTCTCATTTACatcaatagaaaataaataaaaccatgTGGAACAGATCAAAGACAAAATGGACAAAACAATGATCAATGAGAGAAATATTTGCTGGTTACAATGAGCATGGAAAGCATCATTGGAATAAGTACCTCATAGGAAAAATGTTTCCagcataaaaataatcatagaGATGTATACTTCATTTTGTTGGTTCCATTTgactgtattttaatataaaacatatgctAACAAATGGTAAGAGTTCTAGggtaaatcattaaaaatgtgtgttttgcCTTTGTCCCTAGAATGCCCTGGACATCCGTCAGGCTGTGTTTGGGGGGAACAATTTACATGTTGCCGTGGCACACGAGGACCTGGCCTACGCCTCATACGTCCAGGAATACAGCTCAGGGAGGTTCACAGATGCCAAGTAGGAACATTTTGGAATGTTATCCGTTAACACTTTGTAGAGTGAAagtatttgacaaaaatattagaAACAAAGTAACAGCATAATCTGCCTGTACTTAGCTTTCATATCAAAGTAAGCATAGATTTGTCAGTTCCTTATGTCATAAATATAGTACAGTACTtaaacaagttatttaaaaataaatgttttaaatggtgTGTGTTTGGGGAGATTTAACATGTAATAAGATTTTAAGTGTAGGTCTAATAGTAACAGTAATTTATTCTGTGTTATGCTTAATGAAAAACAACTGTCCATAAGACTATATGACCATATGCCCAACCATTGCACTCAGTTACGATTAGGTGATTGAGTTGACATCTACACATACTTATGATAGGTGCTGGTTGTTTCAGGGACCATGCAGAGAAGGCCATAGAGATCCTGGAGCACATCCTGCCCTCCGACCATCTCATGCTCTCCTCATCCAAGAGAGTAAAAGGTAACAACATACTGTGGAATATGTTCCttcttcatttattgtttaGGTGGTCCATTATGTACTGTTCAATCTCCAACATGGCTGCATTTATTAGTttagaaaaaatagttttaagatTGCTCAATTCCTAAGGTTTGGAATAAATTGCATCTAGACTGGAATCTAGCCTAATCTTTCTCCTGACGCCACTggatttctttcaaaatacaatttgataCGAAGGATAGTCACATGGAGACCCTGACTACCTTCATGACTGAGGGTACATATAGGtcagtaaaaaatattcaatggcCAAGttaaagcttgtctgtttttcctAGAAAGAAAGTTGGCAGCGGTGTGCAAACTCTTTAGCCTTGGCTTAAACTCTTGCggtattattattacttttattatacccccgacaaacgaagtttgaagggggtatattagagtcaccctgtggtcggtcggtcggtcggtttgtcggtcggtccgttgcaatttcaaaatattagtaaaaaatattcaatggcCAAGttaaagcttgtctgtttttcctAGAAAGAAAGTTGGCAGCGGTGTGCAAACTCTTTAGCCTTGGCTTAAACTCTTGCggtattattattacttttattatacccccgacaaacaaagtttgaagggggtatattagagtcaccctgtggtcagTCGGttggtcggtttgtcggtcggtccgttgcaatttaccttgtccggagcataacttaaaaactactggatggaattggattaaactggatggaattggattaaacttcatacaatgatagagcataatgagaggaagtgcagtgtacaataaccataactctgttcTTGCtgattactgagttattgccctttgttacttttgttttttccggagtataacttgaaaagtactggatggaattcattggaacttcatacaatggtaaagcacaatgagaggaagtgcagtgttcaagaaccataagtctactttagctaattactgagttattgccctttatttgttgtttttgctgtcaaatatttttccagacattaacttgcaaactactagatgtaatttattaaaacttaatacaatggcaaagcacaatgagaggaagtgcagtgcacaagaaccataactctttttCAGCCagttacagagttactgccctttgttacttttttcctgtccagagcataacttgaaaactagtggatggaatttaataaagcttcatacagtgatagatcataatgagagggagtgcagtgtacaggaaccgcaattctatttcagccaattacagagttactgccctttgttactttttcttgtccagagcataacttgaaaactgttggatggaatttaattaaacttcatacagtgtTGGATCATAATGAGacggagtgcagtgtacaggaaccgcagttctatttcagctaattacagagttactgccctttgctactttttcttgtccggagcatgacgtgaaaactattggatagaatgtaataaaactttatacaatggtacagcacaatgcgaaggagttcagtgtacatgaatcattacactattttagcaaattacagagttattgcctttttctgtgtttttttgtcaaacttttgtctgtacagtaacttgaaaactactagatggaatttcataaaacttcatacaatgataaatcataatgagaggcagcgttcgggggtattaatcaccttcagtgatagctctagtttctTGTAACTTGCGCTTGTGTGTGTTTAAACTGGCAGAAAGATTTCTTAAAGTAAAGAGTGGGTTTTCTGATTGTGTTGATATGCTGTGTTTCAGTGTTGATCCTGGAGGAGATTGTCATGTGTTCTGATTGAGTTTCTATTGGTGTTTCAGCATTAATCCTTGAGGAGATTGCCATAGACAGTCACCAGAAGGAGATGGAACAGTCTCTCCTGTCAGAGGCCCAGGAACTACACCTGCAGTCGCTCGCACTTGCACGTAAGGCATTTGGGGAGAACAATGTACAGACAGCAAAGCACTATGGCAACCTTGGACGCCTTTACCAAAGCATGCACAAATTTGAGGTAGGAATGATATCAGTGCCCTTGTTTAATGCATGAGTTTGTGATACGATTGTTTCAAAACAACTTTCCTTTGACCAACACTTCAATTTTCCAAACATAACGAAGCTTAATTCAATTCTAGACATGATGAATCAATGTTGCTGTAACATGTTCTTGCAAGTCTAATTGTTAAGATTTACATAacgtgtttgtaaaatgtgttttaattctttttatttaatgactTTAACAATTCGCACATGCAGAAGGCGGAGGGCATGCACCTGATGGCTATTGAGATCAAGGAGCGTCTGCTGGGCTCGGAGGATTACGAGGTGGCACTGTCCGTTGGCCATCTTGCCTCGCTGTACAACTACGATATGGAGAAGTATGACGAGGCAGAGAATCTCTACC
Proteins encoded in this region:
- the LOC128232031 gene encoding amyloid protein-binding protein 2-like, translating into MASACALEWVPDKLYNMAVSAIVTSYGKYRRELKGLPENVQFDIYYKLYNKGRLCQLGMEFSDLDTFSKVLKVNDKRHLLHHCFQALMDHGVKVSEILADSYAYKCQDYQSNLATTQTTDKTIQLGFALGGFLGDAGWFGDACKVYKACLGVCQMDTSLSSLCKTLECCVRLLHVQNVNCQYQEAKSTCKMACSIIEEIGSKGAPANRATLYTECCALLFAESQYDEAYRHCKMAMKELTTTLPQKAVVDVLRQCSKACVVKREFSKAEVLIKFAVDFARDCFGCRHPKYSDALLDYGFYLLNVDQITAAVQVYQNALDIRQAVFGGNNLHVAVAHEDLAYASYVQEYSSGRFTDAKDHAEKAIEILEHILPSDHLMLSSSKRVKALILEEIAIDSHQKEMEQSLLSEAQELHLQSLALARKAFGENNVQTAKHYGNLGRLYQSMHKFEKAEGMHLMAIEIKERLLGSEDYEVALSVGHLASLYNYDMEKYDEAENLYLRSIDIGRKLFGDGYSGLEYDYRGLLRLYRQVGNYAMADRYANILQQWNRIRDRNNSIEVKPLEFTLSAGLSELVTEYF